The Blautia pseudococcoides genome segment GGCCTAAACTTTTTGAACCATCAGCGTTTGTTTTAGCCATAATTTTTCACCTCTCACACGCATCCCAAACCTCAAGTTTTCCTTTTTTCCTTCAAACGGCAGATCAGTGCCGTGTCTGCCTGCGGACATTTGGTGTAACAGATACCGCAGTCATCGCAGTCCATCTCTTTTATGTAATATTTCCCGTCTTCCTTCTGATGGACCGCACGCTCTACACAGTTTTCCTGACAGATCCCGCAGCCCACGCATTCCTCTGTAATGCGGTAGGTCATGGGCCTTATCTCTTCCCCGCCAAACGCAAAACGCAGACGGCGTATTCTCTCATTGGCATACAGGTGGAAGATTTCCCCTTCCCCTCTGTCAATTTTATAAAGTGCCACCATATCAAAATTTTTCCGGTACATTTCTTTTGTGCCGGGATTTAATTTAAAAAATTCATCCCATACCGCCTGGTCTTTTGTCTCGCTGACCCAGGCACGCAGACGCAGGGAATACCGCTCGTCGATCAGCGTATTCATCACAAGCTGAGGGCGTCTGCAAAGCTGTTCATATGTGGGTTTTCCCTTGGA includes the following:
- a CDS encoding 4Fe-4S dicluster domain-containing protein; this encodes MEEKEILWGLTDADSMEEIREKAFALIGKIRFMPAATVNEGQPENRILDFNRLSDGNLYFMTSKGKPTYEQLCRRPQLVMNTLIDERYSLRLRAWVSETKDQAVWDEFFKLNPGTKEMYRKNFDMVALYKIDRGEGEIFHLYANERIRRLRFAFGGEEIRPMTYRITEECVGCGICQENCVERAVHQKEDGKYYIKEMDCDDCGICYTKCPQADTALICRLKEKRKT